Within the Pseudobythopirellula maris genome, the region GACCCCGAGGTCGAAGCCGTCGAGCACGGCGTAGCCGGCGAGCAGCACGCCCAAGAGCACAAACCAGAGTAGCGCGTAGTCCATCGTTCTACTCCTTGCTCTTATCGCCAGTCATGCCCTCGCGGTGGCTCACCATCTCGGTGACCGCCTCGACGAACCCGCCATGCTCATCGTGACCGGCACGCCCGTCTCCCGCGGCCACACCGGCTGGGCCGTGCGAGATCTTGGTGTGGAGCAACGAGATCCACAGGCCAAACAGCACGGTGTAAATCAGTCCGAAGAACAGGATCGAGCCGAGCACCTGGTCGGCGCTCACGGCCTCCGACACGCCGTCGGAAGTCCTCAGCCCGTCGACCGCAACGCCATCGACCACCCGAGGATAAACGATCCATGGCTGGCGGCCGACCTCGGCGGCGACCCAGCCCGCCTCGTTCGCAACGAACGCCGGCACGACCATCAACACGAACAGCCACAAGAGCCAGTGGGTGGTGAACAGCCGGCCCCGCCAGTAGTACAGCCACGCCAGCAGCGTCATCGCGATCATGGCCGAGCCGATCGCCACCATCAGGTGGTACGCCTGGAACGTGATCCAGACGGGCGGCCGGCCGTAGATCGGGTCCAGTTCGTCGAGCCCCTGCACCTCGGCCGAGGTATCGAAAGCGAGCAGCCAACTCAGCATGCCCGGCACGGCCAGGCCGTAGTCGACCGTTTCGGTCTCGTCGTTGGGCGAGCCGAACAGGTAGATCGGGGCGTTGTCGGTCGTCTCGTAGACGCCCTCCATCGCGGCGAGCTTGGCCGGTTGGTATTCGGCCACGGCGTTCGCCTGCTCGTGGCCCGAGAGCAACTGGGCGAAAGCCGCCACGGTGGCGAGCAGCAGGCCGCCGACGAATGAGCGCCGAGCAAATTCCTCGTGACGCCGCTTGATCAGGTACCACGCCGAGATGCTCATCACGAAGAACGCCCCCAGCAAGAACGCCCCGAGCCAAACGTGGACCAGCCGGTTCATGCTCGAGGGATTGAAGACGAGCGCCCAGAAGTCGACAATCTCGGCCCGCTGGTAGACCTGGCCGTTCACCACGTAGTCGCGTATCTCGGAGCCGGCCGGAGTTTGCTGCCAGCTGTTGGCGATCACGATCCAGACGCTCGAGAAGATGCCCCCCACGGCGACCATCAGCGTCGCAAAGAAGTGCGTCTTTGGTCCTACGCGGTCCCAGCCAAACAGCAGCAGCGAGAGGAATCCCGACTCGAGGAAGAACGCGAAGATCCCCTCGGCCGCCAGGGCCGAGCCGAACACGTCGCCGACGAACCGCGAGTAGGCGGCCCAGTTCGTGCCGAACTGGAACTCCATGACGATGCCGGTCACGACGCCCATGGCGAAGTTGAGGCCGAAGATCTTGGTCCAGAACCGCGCGGCGTCGTCGTAGATGGCGGCGCCGGTCGCCAGGTGGCGACCCTTCAGGTAGACGAGCACCACGCTCATCCCGATCGTCAGGGGCGGGAAGAGGTAGTGGAACATGATCGTCAGCGCGAACTG harbors:
- a CDS encoding cytochrome ubiquinol oxidase subunit I; translated protein: MPDSLLLFAQSAAGADTAWGLDVVVLSRLQFALTIMFHYLFPPLTIGMSVVLVYLKGRHLATGAAIYDDAARFWTKIFGLNFAMGVVTGIVMEFQFGTNWAAYSRFVGDVFGSALAAEGIFAFFLESGFLSLLLFGWDRVGPKTHFFATLMVAVGGIFSSVWIVIANSWQQTPAGSEIRDYVVNGQVYQRAEIVDFWALVFNPSSMNRLVHVWLGAFLLGAFFVMSISAWYLIKRRHEEFARRSFVGGLLLATVAAFAQLLSGHEQANAVAEYQPAKLAAMEGVYETTDNAPIYLFGSPNDETETVDYGLAVPGMLSWLLAFDTSAEVQGLDELDPIYGRPPVWITFQAYHLMVAIGSAMIAMTLLAWLYYWRGRLFTTHWLLWLFVLMVVPAFVANEAGWVAAEVGRQPWIVYPRVVDGVAVDGLRTSDGVSEAVSADQVLGSILFFGLIYTVLFGLWISLLHTKISHGPAGVAAGDGRAGHDEHGGFVEAVTEMVSHREGMTGDKSKE